AGGTAGAGCATTAATCGGCCTATAGCCTTTGAAAGCACCCTGTGTTTTTTAGTCAATCACcacaattattttttgacaagtGTTCTATAAACACGTGCACAAATGACATGTCGAAACCCTCCTTAATATTAAAACAACATTATTATGACTAATTTTTCTGTCTTTAGCAACTACTCGTGAAATTGTTACGAATAAAGTTATTGTTGTATTAACGagttaaaagcaaaaataacTCCCATAAGATACTTATCAGTCGTAATTGAGTGTCATTAATGAATTACCATTGCCCTTAACATCacgtaaaaaagaaattatgttttgaaaaagatcctttcaagaaacatttttttttttttgtataataacCGGAAAAATTTATGCAATTCTTTCTGTTTGATGTTTCGTAGGGAATACTGCCTGTAATCTTATATGATGCACCCTAGCAATGCTAAGTTAGGCAATATTTTCACTATATTGACCATCTTTGACCACCTTAAGTGAACTAATATTTGCGAGATCAAaactcttttttgttttagcgAGAACTAAATTTTATAGACgggtttttatttattatatggtAATAGacaatattttcaatatttgaaGTCTGTCCTAAGAAATAAGGATGATTTCACATTATTTCACATGCTGAAcgtatatacttttttttttgggACTAAACTTCAGTATATTACCCCTGCATAGCAAACCATGCTGCATAATTGGTATAAGGTTTATTACTTCAAAAAAGTGTACGTTAGCCTATGGGCTTATATCGTAATTAaaaatcaagttgttttcacaTGCCTGTAGTAAATTTCCAGATGTTGCAGTTttatcttttgttaaaaaaattggacgaaaagaaaagaagaaatatgAAAGCAGAAAATAAAGTCACGAAATTCTTGTTTTAGTCCCATTTATAAGCAGTATAAACTGTGTTTATACTGCCCTAAATTTTCCAGGGGACCGATATACTTTCTCTTTGAAAATTTCAATATCCAGACTGTTTTAGCAAAGAGTCAAAACATAACTATACTTTTTCGTTTCCTTAAAATTGGACTTCTTTTTGTTCTTTATGTTTTGAAAAGCGGAGTACTGTTTCCCCATCAACAACTTTTCTAGAGGAAAAAGTGTATTCCAAGTATTAAGTCCACAACTTTTTTCCTTATATCGTTTCTTAGCTGTTTCTACAAAATGACTGATATTGTGGCAATGCAATGCAAATGTATTTGGTATCTGAAAGGACCTCTGAATACTGTTCtcatttatctattttctttcCGGTCAcgtcaaaataatgattttcgTCATCtcttttaagatatttttttatcacaaatgtttttttaattagcaattatttgtaattaaataGCACGTGCTTTGTTAACTGCTTTGCAAGGAAAAAAATTGTTCCTTATAGAAATATTCTCAAGTAAATTATAAAACAATCAAAAATTTGCTCCAATGAACTCCTGTGGGCTTTACGAAGATATAAGCGTCTTTATGTTTTTGCTCTTGTTctataaaaacttaaaagagATATGTTCAATGAAAGACTAATCTTGCGCTCTAAGGATGGGTGTTTAATTGGGTTGTGGGTTACTGGGGCTCTGGGCGCTTATTGAGAATACCTGAGCCCTTAGAATCCACACCAGATTTTTGAGGAATATTTAATTCTTCTTTCtacatgttttatatttttaaatatatctatTGATATCTCAAATTTGAGTTATGGCTAATAGACGGTATGTTTGTTTTTCGGCCTTGCAAAGTCACCAAATCACTTTGTACGGAGTCTAAGGGTGTAAATGTATTTACAACAAatgttatcttttttttaattataatacTGTATATCCAAACTCTAAGTCGTAACAGCATAACGGCCAACTCATCGTTGTCTTCAATAAAACATATGTACGCCAGGCGCTTGTTGAAAATAACAATCTAAATGTGGGCGGTTAACGAGACACTGGGCGCATAATCCGCCATTTACGATATTATTTCAACCAGGCCCAACTGTTTGAAAGAGGAGGAGGGGATGAAAATCTAGATTTGCACTTTAGAAAATCAATAGTCACTATTCAGAGAGTAATTTTACGATTATATGTTATTCGTTTGTGGCTAACAGGATAATTCTAACTTGCATAATTTTAGACTCGACCCATGTTAGTTAAACATAACATTGATAACATGAATGAAACCTTTGGAACCTAATTATTATTAGAAAAAGACCCTTTAGAAATCTCCTAGAACCTCTTTTCTTTATGCTTCATCACTTCTTAAAAGGCTCActgtttaattttattgttgttcAATTTAATCGTTAACTTTGAACTCACACAAAAAGTGATATTTTGCTTCTCTTGCATTTTTCAGAAGCTGCTCCAAGTGCAATATTATTGCTGTAATCGTAAATTACAATCAAGAAATGACTCAAAGACCATTCATAGTAATACAGGACATGGTCACAAGATTTATTACAATGCGCTGAATAATCACATTTCACAACCACCCCACTAAATGAACAATAAAATTATCGTAAAAAGAAACTTAAGAATATATCATACGGTTAGCGTAGGCTTGACGAATTTATAATTAGCTCACTTGCAAAATAATTACCACGGTTAATTATCTTGGAACAGCATAAAAGCAGGGGATACTTATTTTTTCCTCACAACACAATTTGGCTCAGACTGAGAAGCAATCAGGTAATACTTGcctatttcttttatttctgttAACAATAAGCACACTAAGTGCGTGAAATTTTATAATACTATTTCGTTTAGATATGAAGTTGTTAGCGTTTTTTCTCGTTTGTGGTGTGTGtgcatttgcacttgctgaaGAAGCAACACAAGAAGAAGTGAATGATGTTGAAGTAACTGAAGAACAAGATCCGTCTTACTTACCTTACTGTAAGTTTTCTTTCGACTTAGTAATATTGCACAAAATATTTGTTTCACATTAATATGTGAATTGAACATCTATGCTTAACTAACACAAGGCAATATTAAATTTTAGGTGGAGCCTACATTCGATACAACCCAAACACACACTATTGCCATAATCGCAAACTGTACTTGAAGAAATACTATAGCTTCTGTGGAAAAGTCATCTATGACATTCGAACACATTTCTGCTTCCGATACAGAGTTTATTCCAAACGAGTGCATTATCTCTGTGCAAAACGACGTGTCTGCCACAAAGCCAGTCAGTTCTGCTTTAAAGGAAACTGTTATTTAAAGAAGAAGTATTTCGTTTGTAATGGCCGACGTGTGTGCAACAAATGGACCCAATTCTGCTTCAAAGGTGTCTGCTACTTGAAAACCAAATACTTTGTCTGTCATGGCCGACGTGTGTGCAACAAATTGACCCAATTCTGCTTCAAAGGTGTCTGCTACTTGAAAACCAAATACTTTGTCTGTAATGGCCGGCGTGTGTGCAACAAATGGACCCAATTCTGCTTTAAAGGTGTCTGCTACTTGAAAACCAAATACTTTGTCTGTAATGGCCGACGTGTGTGCAACAAATGGACCCAATTCTGCTTCAAAGGCGTCTGCTACTTGAAAACCAAATACGTTCTTTGCAATGGTCGACGAGTGTGCAATAAATGGACCCAATTCTGCTTTAAAGGTGTCTGCTACTTGAAAACAAAGTACTTTGTTTGTAATGGCCGACGTGTATGCAACAAAGGAAGCCAATTCTGCTTCAAAGGAATCTGCTACTTGAAGAAGAAATACTTTGTTTGTGGTGGTCGACGTGTGTGCAACAGGTGGACTCAATTTTGCTACAGAAACGTTTGCTATAACAAATCGACCCATGCAATCTGTGGAAAATCAGTTTATGCCAAGAGAACACATCGTTGTCATTATGGAAAAGTTGTTGCCATCCGCCCATACTATTAAATGACTTAAAATGAAAATGTATTGTATTATAAGTGGTGTTTGGGGTAACATTTATGagatttaaaaaactatatcaCTGTATTTTTTTCTCTTCCCTTGTATGCAATAATGCCGCTATCAATTTTCTAATGCTCTGTCATGCCACTAAATCATTAAAACTCATAATTTTGAACCTGTTCCCTTGACATGTGGTGCGACAATTGTTGGTTTAAgatgtttaatttatttttatatcatttcTGATAACAATTAAAAGGGATTTTGGCTCTGGTGGCAGAAAATAAAATGTGATTGGAAGAAAAATAAAGTAttcgtaaaaaaaatatactaaCACTGTATAGAAATTATTTTATGCAataattgtgttttttaaagaatggCAACGTATATGACTATGAAAACGGTTTGTAATACACCTATCTCTTTCAATCCGCAACTTGGCGcggaaaaaaagttttgttttgacGTCGTGTAAAATATCACAAAGTATTTTCGAGATTGAAAATATAGAAATCGTTGCCGGCTATGTGGCGATGTAGAACGCATGCGTACACacagtttttaaagatttttttagattttggtggttatatcttttttattattttaaattgtttttttttagaaattttaaacaatctactgTAGTATTAAATTTTGAGACCCTCTTCCCCCATAATTGCAGCTAAAATGATTTTCTACATAATCAATTGTAATCTTCtcaacattaaaaaattgaacGTAGGATGTTATGATAAAAATTAGGGATATTTCTTTCCGTAAAAACTTTTGCTACCCTCTTCAAATAgctaatatttattttactctgttgttttttacaaaatttcatTTGCTTCTACCTTAAGTCGATTTATTTTTGCAACGATTAATCTCGTGAAATTACTAGAAATGACCTCTTTGCTaaaattgtttggaaaaaaaaaagtttttctcgataaagtttttttttcaactcgAGCAAGTTCAATTAAAGGTTACCTAATTTCAATAAATAGGCCTAACAAATTACAATTGCGAAAAAAGGGACGGAGATTTGTGAAATAGTATCGCGAAAATAAGTTGACATGGGCCATAATAATCTCATAATTGATACGTGTTATACTTCATGGACTTTTTATATCTATTTTCGGTTAGGATATGATTGTTCCAATTAATTAAATCAATATGGCAGATTTATTTCAATTGGATTGAGCCCCAAGGGTCGTAGGTCAGGAGCGAGCTTCCAACAAGCCGGTTACATTTGACACGCCATATTGGCAATACGGTGGTCAAACCAACAGAGCACTTATGTTGTTGTTACTCTCTGAATTTTACATATCTATTATATtgttttattgaatttatagctagctagatagctctCTAATGGTGTATGTCTCCAgcaaccaatcaactgacacaGACAAGTTTACATGGTAAAACCAGTTACACTATTTGTTTAATAGTAACTGAACTGGTGACATTGCAGTGAACATTAGCaggattttaaacaaatttttgtcaaCTAGCCGGGAGACCCTGCGTCGAAACTCATGGTCAAGCcgcaagtaactgtgttactcGGCGTTGAACGTCTGGTGGAGAGCTTAATATGAGCCGTTAACTGTGTCACACATCTAAGTGGAGTGCTTTAGTAATTATTCTATTTTAGTGCggccgaaaaaataattattttggacATGCCGCATTAATAGTTAGAGGAGATAAATTACCATCAAATCATCCACTCAAGACTGCACTATAATAAGAGGAAAATTTTTATCATTACCGCActaagtaattattttttgataaatttttaattcttttttttttaattatttgtttttattatttaggttttttttctttttcttctcttcttcTTTCTGCTTTCTCTCCTTCTCAAACTTCTCCGGCTAGTCGCCAATACACGATTAACTTGGTGGAAAAGCTTACAACGTTATTTCATCCGACATGGAAATGGTAAAAGGATCCTTTGATGTCTGCAGTATTACAACCGCAGACAAAAACCAGGTCAACCCGCACTATAATTAGAGGAATTTTTGACCCTTCCCGCACTAAATAAgaggaaaattgaaaattaccaACATTCCATTCACACTAATAATAAGAGGATAATATATTGttttaattcttaaaaaagGCACTAATTAGAGGTCGCACTAAATTAGAATAATTACggtagtacaggtatgcagtatttcaaaaattaagtGAAGCGCGCATAACATTATAGTATTTCttgtataatatatttttcaataaataacTTTCTTGCAACTTTACCCGATATAAAAACGCAGTCCGCAACCCATTGTTAcgccgtcatagcaaaaacaatcggtcgacatctttttatttttttgaaggaATAAGTTTtcgtgaaagttcaaaaattaatcgtgacaacGGACTGAGCGCATGGTACAGGTAAACCGTATCGCGcatgcgtataggcgtaataccctttccCTCTAGCCAAAAAAttcactcagcaattttattttgtgaaataaGTTTTCGTTTCGAAAAATTGTCagtgtaaataaaaacacatcctaCAGGCTGTGGTTACAAAATTAAACACAGTTAAAAATAAACCTGAAGTATCACAGGTTAATGAAAATTGAGCTCTCATTAAAAAATTGtgcactttttttactttttaactaGGTAGCTAACAGTTAGCTATCTAGACACCCCCCAGTTGTAACttagtaaaaatcagattggtaaaaataacacaaatagAGATAATGCTAGCTTAGATCAAAAGCTGTCGCACGATACTGGATAATAAGGATTGCCAACTGGTTTTTGATTCTCCCTTTAAACCTGTACATTCGtagccaaaattttaaaactggtGAGTTTGAGATTTGTATGTgcctaaaaaacgtgacaaaacGTGACAAGACAAAAATGTGAAGAAAAGCAGACTTGACTTAACAACGTCAACGCCGCACCTTTCAAAATGGTttcatataaaaacaaaagacaaCAAACTGccaatattaataaaaattacCTAATCCGGATTAAGTTTTTTCGCCCGGTAGCTCTAAATTTTGCTTTTAAGACGAGAGTCGAATTTGAATTTTGTTAGTTTAGGATGTTTAAAAATAACCAGTAGATATGGTGGTACGATTATTGTTGGTCGCACCGTAAAAACAGCTCAGAAACCAAGAGACCTTGGGAACGAGGATTGCATGCTATTCTCAACCGTAAAACTTTTTTCCTAACATTACAAACAAAATGATAAAACCTATTagctgttttaaatgttttacacACTTTTATTGCGCAGGGACGATATGGTGGtttcttttcatttcttttcatttttgttgatctTTTGTTGTAACATATAATTTTTTGATACGGTCTTTATATTTTCTTGCGCCGGcatttttgatgttttaaagCAAATTTAATATGAAATCGTcgacaactacaacaacaatTGCCGTATTCTGTGACGAATTTTCGTGACTGCACATACCAATATAAGCTAGGACAACTAAGGTTTAGAAAACTTGATGAAGAGTAGTTATATGACAACAAACTGCGTTTTTACCTATAGGGATTTTTACTGTTTGTGTTTACACACGTGTTATTAAGTATTTCTTTATTCACATACAAAtgctaaacaaataaaatttaagattttggctacTTAGCACCGATTATAAGCTAGCTAgttggtatttttttgtatctgcTTGTTACCTATAAATGCATTGCATTCCAGTCAACTTTATTGTGATACTTTTAACAATAACACTTACTCCACAAACGACACACCTAAAAAAAGGAttgtatttcatgaaactgaGAAGGTTGTTTATCAAAGACTCTTGACTGTTAAGATTGTTTATTTCTACTCATTTGACCGCCTAAACCCAAAAATTACACAAATGAATTTGGTGAAAAAGTTGTTTTGCTGGACATTGACATAGAAGACGAAtgaattttgatttattttaaagtcgtaaaaaaattgattatccCACCGGATATTTTTCCTTGCTCATAAACCTCTTTCGAAGaagttttttttgtactttcgaGTACTGTAATATGCGCACTCTTAATTTAGCCCTCCCATTGCCCTTTAATAACCCAGCCCCTTTAAAAACTCAAGTAGTGTCTTCTACTAGTTTACATCTCTAACGTTAAATAAGGATGATATGATGTGacagaagaaaagaaagttattaCTATGAATTTATGATAAAAACTGATACGTTGGTATACGTTAGTGTACGTTTGTGCTTATAGAGATTTGAAAAAATGTGTGTGTGCCTGCTCgagaaacaataaattttgtagGTTAATTTTGACCTTCACTGTTCTTCATTCAACCCCATAAATTGTAACGTTTTTAGATCGCACGTGCAGAAAAATATTTGTGTACCGactctatttattttttatttctattttgatgATAGATCggccaaaaaaatattttcgctgCCCGTAGGACGACTAATTAAATTGCCTTCGCCTTAACAACATTCTCAAGCGATACACAGAAAAGTCTTCAGCGACAGCTTGAGAAAAAACGTGCATGAATATTATTgcatttttgtatttaaaattttgataaacaaacacctctatataatatatataatgtcaagttttagtattttttgtttGGAACAACTTTTCCGTAGTGGCATCTGTATTGGATTTTGTGGTAGATGGCTTTTCCACAGTAATCATAGAGTGATTTCTTGTAAAGTAGTCCTCCATGACACCAGTAGTACTTCTGGACATAGATTTGTTTTCCACAAACAGCATGTGTAGCTTTGTTGTAGCAGTTGTATTTGTGACAAAACTGAGTGTATCGATCACATACGCGTTGGTTTCCACAAACGAAGTACTTAGATTTCAAGAAACAGGAACCTCGGAAGCAAAATTGAGAGTGTAAGTTGCAAATATTGTGTCCGCAGATTCTGTACCATCTTTTGTTGTAGCATTGTCCTTTGAAGCATAAATCGGTGTGTCGGTTGCATACACGTCGGTTGTGGCAAATGAAATATTTGCTAGTTTGGTAGCATTTGCCCTTGAAGCAGAATTGGGAGTGAAGGTTGCATACATTATATCC
The genomic region above belongs to Hydractinia symbiolongicarpus strain clone_291-10 chromosome 4, HSymV2.1, whole genome shotgun sequence and contains:
- the LOC130642390 gene encoding uncharacterized protein LOC130642390, with amino-acid sequence MFVFRPCKVTKSLCTESKGVNAQLFERGGGDENLDLHFRKSIVTIQRKLLQVQYYCCNRKLQSRNDSKTIHNMKLLAFFLVCGVCAFALAEEATQEEVNDVEVTEEQDPSYLPYCGAYIRYNPNTHYCHNRKLYLKKYYSFCGKVIYDIRTHFCFRYRVYSKRVHYLCAKRRVCHKASQFCFKGNCYLKKKYFVCNGRRVCNKWTQFCFKGVCYLKTKYFVCHGRRVCNKLTQFCFKGVCYLKTKYFVCNGRRVCNKWTQFCFKGVCYLKTKYFVCNGRRVCNKWTQFCFKGVCYLKTKYVLCNGRRVCNKWTQFCFKGVCYLKTKYFVCNGRRVCNKGSQFCFKGICYLKKKYFVCGGRRVCNRWTQFCYRNVCYNKSTHAICGKSVYAKRTHRCHYGKVVAIRPYY